ATCCACCCTCCGTCCTATTTGTCTTCCCTTTGGGCAGCTTGCGAGAGTCTAGCTGACGAAAAGGAGTTATCGGTGTCGTGGAATATAATACATGGTGATGATGGATTCACGGAAAGCACCTTGTCAGCGTGGAAAAATCGCTTGAAGGACTTTGACGCGGTCGTGGTTTCGGCTGGTTCTGGTATGTTTGGAACCTTTTTGCCACTTGCATCGCTCCCGATACAGCTTGTACGGGGACAATCGCTGGAAATGCGTATACCGAGCGACGCACAATGGTCGAAAAACGCGCTGTTGTGTGGTAAATACGTGTCACCACTAGCAGACAAGGATACTGTTTTGGTCGGTGCCACACATGAATTCCAGGAAAATGCACTTAATGTGAAAGGCGTGCTTGCTGAATTGAAAATTCGGACGGAAGGAATGGTTCCAAAACTGTGGGAGCAAGGTGTAATTCAACGAATGACGGTCGGCTACCGAGTGCAGAGCGAACGCGGCAGGCATGGTAGGCTTCCGATTGTTGGGCGAATTCCGATGCCTTTCGCGGAAGCTTTACATCGCAATGCTTGGGTATTCTCCGGTCTGAGTAGCCGCGGCTTGCTTTACCACGGGATTTTTGGGGAGGCTCTCGCTGGGGCGGTGCTACAAGGGAACGAAAGTCTTATACATGTAAGCTATCCAGAACTGGCTTGGTGGCAGAAGTCATGAGGACATATTTTTGGTATCCATTCCTGCACACCTGTACAGACGGATAATTGCATAGATAGATTATAATGTATAATTGTTCTTTTTCAGCGGAGACCAGAATATCGTATGGTGGCAGTGTCCACGGTGCGACTACGTTGCCGCCCGCGACATGTTTCGGTAACCAGAACCCAAGCAACTTAGGAGGACCGTTTTGGTAGCATGATCCGGTTTGACTTTGAACTCCACACCGAAGGCTTGTTTGAAAAGCCGCAACGACTCTACAGCGTACTGAGATAGGGTACCGACCCGTATTCGGCTCACATCTTCGGGTGATAAACACATCCACAATAGCGCCAGACTTTGCATTCCGGTATCGACACAACCGCCTTTACGAATTTCGTTCAACAGCAAAGCCGATCCTCGTGTGCCCAAGTCTTCCGGTAATTCCCGACTAGCATCTTTACGGTAGTCCAAACAGCACTCGGCCGTCAACACAACACCGTTGGTAGATTCTGCCGTCAATACGAGACTCAAGCCGGGACTCGGACCGCATTTGTGGTGTTTGATGGTGTGCGCGTCTGTATGGATCCAAACATCCGGCAGCAATCGGTGCAAGAGGCCTTTGGAGGCAAAGGCAACCCGTGCGGCCATACTCGACGAGACAATTTTGCAGGTAATGGCTGTCCCGCGGACCCGTTTGAACTTTCCGGGATCCGTAAATTCGATCGGTTGCAGTACTTGCACGACGGGAGAATAGAGCTCCACGCGACCGCCTCCGGCCGGAGCCGCACCGCGTCGCACCACGCGAATACTCGGTGCTTGTGGCGACAGGAAATCTTCGGCATCCGTCACACCCACGCCAAACTTTTGAAACAAGGGCAGAGCGGAGGCTTTAAGGTAGTCTGAGGTAGGATCGACGTCGCAAGTGCCGTCTGTAATGCCAAAAAAGGAAACCGACAAGGGTTCCTTGCCAAAAGGGGCGAGCGGAAGTATGCCTTCCAAAAACCAACCAATCGAGCGAGATGAATCCATTGATTCTTCGTCTGGGCGGGAATCTGTTGGCTGTGTCGGAACTGGACAAGTATGTTCAATGGATCCTCCAGTCAACACTCCTGGACTTAACCTAAGTTGTGTACCCGTACTGTTGATTTCAATACGACTACCATTCGTCATGCTGTCAATTAATCGCAGAAATGAAGCTTCATACTGCCGCAAACCCGGTGCATCAATGTCTTCCGCTCGAATATTGCGTATCAGAAGTGATCGGTGCGAGAGAATGCTAACCACGATGCGCTGCCGGAACTGGACGGCGCCATCTTCGAACCGCAGCGTCCCCGCGCTGCTAGTAGTTGCCGCTGCCGCAGACATCGTGTGtatgtttgtttgtttgcttgtTGAACGCGAGCAGATGGGAGGACGATGGCTATCGAAAGTGGCTTCcttctttgactgtgaaaaggaGTTTGGCTATGATGAGTATTAGCTGGAGAGACTGACTATCAGATCCTCTCTGTCTCCCATGTTTGTCAAATATTATTCTTGACCTTTGGCAAATAAAAGAAATTTCGTTGGTTCCGAAAATCTTGCCTGGAAAATTGTCGGTCTGGCCTGCGCCTGTCGCCCCAAATCCGT
This portion of the Phaeodactylum tricornutum CCAP 1055/1 chromosome 19, whole genome shotgun sequence genome encodes:
- a CDS encoding predicted protein, which gives rise to MTISRGPNFCVALTTVRQRAVVQTRARTKTKMALDSALSTPQRVAVIGGGLAGLSTTYHLLEKMPSGRHLSVEVFDKGLVGTAGASAVAGGLLHPLSPRGKLVHLGMEGLQATNYLLDKAQRSSADVGCTPESVVLRNELYRVAMTPNNVKQLQTTAQTLPELCEWVDSGTDLSGLFSEGDNSVLGALRMYNGCKVIHPPSYLSSLWAACESLADEKELSVSWNIIHGDDGFTESTLSAWKNRLKDFDAVVVSAGSGMFGTFLPLASLPIQLVRGQSLEMRIPSDAQWSKNALLCGKYVSPLADKDTVLVGATHEFQENALNVKGVLAELKIRTEGMVPKLWEQGVIQRMTVGYRVQSERGRHGRLPIVGRIPMPFAEALHRNAWVFSGLSSRGLLYHGIFGEALAGAVLQGNESLIHVSYPELAWWQKS
- a CDS encoding predicted protein, whose protein sequence is MSAAAATTSSAGTLRFEDGAVQFRQRIVVSILSHRSLLIRNIRAEDIDAPGLRQYEASFLRLIDSMTNGSRIEINSTGTQLRLSPGVLTGGSIEHTCPVPTQPTDSRPDEESMDSSRSIGWFLEGILPLAPFGKEPLSVSFFGITDGTCDVDPTSDYLKASALPLFQKFGVGVTDAEDFLSPQAPSIRVVRRGAAPAGGGRVELYSPVVQVLQPIEFTDPGKFKRVRGTAITCKIVSSSMAARVAFASKGLLHRLLPDVWIHTDAHTIKHHKCGPSPGLSLVLTAESTNGVVLTAECCLDYRKDASRELPEDLGTRGSALLLNEIRKGGCVDTGMQSLALLWMCLSPEDVSRIRVGTLSQYAVESLRLFKQAFGVEFKVKPDHATKTVLLSCLGSGYRNMSRAAT